tgattatatcacctctgtCATCTCCTCtcagctactgcatcacactactgactcatattcagtgtagGGTCCACTAGGATCCCTAGATCACTTTCAACACATACTATAatttatgcattggattttttctaactaaatgcagaactttacattatcccttttaaacattttatttgttttagcccagttttctagcctttCAAGAAcattctgtatcctgtctctgtcttctactctttgtgacccctcccaatttagtatcatctgcaaatttaataagcatttcttctattccttcatACGAATCATTcgtaaagatattaaacaaaacaggtcccaggacagctCCCCAAGCCGCCCCActcgtcactcctctccaagaggaactatctttgggtgtgatctgtaaATTAgttccacctaacagtaatagaatCCAACCTGCATTCTACCAACTTCTCCAGGGCCAGCGTGTCTATTAGGCAGCCTTAGGCGGGGGGAGGGCACCAGTTTCGGCTCTCCCACCCAACCCATGAGCTTGGCTGGTAGTGACGCATCTCCTGCTCTGCACATAGCATAGCTCCGCCTCTCGCGCTGAGTCTGTGCTTCACAGACACATCTTTAACTGAAGATGCAGGGACTTAATCTTGCATCCAAGCATCCTCTCCCTGCCATGTCTGTAAAGCTGAGAACAtttaaataaaatttgttagttttCAAAGAATAAGAAagaacagaaaaagagaaaatagaaaaATTAGAAGTACAACTGGCATTGTCCAAAATGATCTGAATACGACATGCGAATACTATAAAAACAAATATTATTACCATATTATTATTCGCTTAACACTATGTTATCCTGAATTAGGTAAGTCTTCAATTAAATCATCTGTTTAAATTTGCATTTCTCACATCTATGATATAACAGTTTGCATTACATTACAGGAGATAATAATAGAAAaaaaagttcacatcagagaatcttaagtatCTAGCCAGACATATAGCTTCtcccaatgttttcttgcttcttccttagatttcccagcaagcaactgggataagtagtccatctcagccgtttccaatattttccccatcaagtccaCTCTCGTGGGAAAGCCTGAGAACAGATAACATTTCTGACAAAGGCTGAGATTTATCCCCTCCAAGTTGGCTTTTCTTTGCATCGGGTTCATCTACAGTGACACACTGTGCTCTCTGTAAGCTTACTAAAACAGATAATCAGTAGTTACACTAAAATAAAGTGTGCTAGAGAAGAATTTATCAAATTCAAGCAAATCACTTTTCAGAACCTCAGCACCTCCTATTAAATTAAGCTGCACAAAAGCCAAGTTGTTGGATCAGATAAAAACTCTCATCCTTATCCTTGTTGAAGTAAAACAAGCAAGACAGAGATCTGCCATTAATAAGTTAAAAATGTAATTTGTAAAGACTGCACTCCGATTTTCATCACAGCATAAATAAGTGTGATCTGATGGGTTAGGGCTCATGCTCGTTGCATACATTTTGatatatcaatcaatcaatcaatcaatcaatcaatcaatttttatttgtatctcaccctccccgccgaggcaggctcagggcagctaacaaaacAAGTCAATAATTTACATTGTACAATATTTAACAGTAGAATACAAtacaacaatttaattaaaactcTATTATATATGGAAATATATGTCTTGGCTTTCCTTCAAGGAATTGGAAAAGCTCTGGATGCCCTCAGGAACAGCAGAGCTTGTCTATCCCATAGCTACCCCCTGAAAGTGGCTTTGTGAGGTCCACCACACAAGCTTGGTCCCTATTTGTCACATCTAGCTGAGCTCatctgttgtttttctttttcctttgaaGCACTCACCATGGCCTGTGCTACTTTTTCCTCCTGAGATTTCTTCCAGAAGACCATTTGCTTTCTCAAGATACAGcatgatgcttttttaaaaaagtgcctCACTAAGATGCAACCTATAGTTTCCGGAAGGGGCATGCAGAGGCAAATGCTGACATAGGAGTTCAGGGGACTGCCTTACGGtgcttttcctcctttctccatggtcggggacaaaagggCAGCCCTTCGCGAGCAGACCTCCATGCGACACCCACTCGAGTGTGGTgtactgcagggagctattctctcgtcAATGTTTAGCATctctatgcgcccccttgcccagattgctcaaggttttgggctgggctgtcaccaatatgctgacgacacccagctctatctgtgcTGGGCCCAGTTCCGTCAAATTTTGCCCCCCTTCCGAAAATCCAATCTAAATTTTTAAGAGCCATGTTTCGTTTCCCAAAGGGCATTTCTAATGCCACGCTAAGGTTAGAAACTAGTTTGTTAAGAACAAAGGCTAAAGTAAGCCTCACCTCAATCAACACTTGGCTTAAGCTCAGCCGTTGTCCTTCAAATATTACATGTTTAATTCTCAGGGATAGGTATTTGTTATGTTTATGAATCTGTGTTACCAaacggtgttcctgcctggctcattggagctcgaaggactgagcttggggacttaggaacaatggggcagtaggatccaaatctctgctgccctgctccaatcacaggccccctgatggtttgaatgacccaataacgtgctagaGTGAGAACCCAGTGTTGCATATAGTTGGCTTcagttcagttagtgcagccacccaccatgctgtactcaataaagagcttgttattacTACTACCTCGCCTCTTCAGTGCCTAAGAACTCACTCTATTATAGTATTGTTCTGCCTGGTTTAGGGCTATTCACCAGGAGGTGTCTATATCTGGCTTTTCACCTGAGTCTTTACAGATAATGGCCCTAGACCAAGCAAGGGCCATAGTCAAGCGCAGAATATTAGacactgagagacagaatgatattgccaaggttttGAGATGTTATACTCCCCTCCAGAAGAGATATGTAGATTCCTCAGCCTCCTATCTATTGAATCTGGTAACTCCATCCcatagaagggccttttctatggcccagtGTAACACTTTTCCTTCTGTAGTCATGGTGGGTCGCTATAAAAAGATGCCTATGGCTGAGCATGTTCGTCTGTGTGGCACAAGTAAAGTAGAAACTATCGAACATACTCTGCTTGTGTGTAGTCTCTATAAAGAAATATGAACCAAATTTATCCAACCTTTACTGGTGAAATTTATGGATCTTCCGGACTCTGAATTAAGGAATACACTTCTGGAAGATTCTGACTGCCAAGTTACACTTGCTTGTTCCAGGTTTTTGGCTGCAGCCTTTAGAATTCACAAAGACTACACAAAGGAGTGATAAAAATGTTCCTTAGGCTTTGCATtctcctttctttattttctccccccccttcaagAATGCTATAAGATCCCCTCTCCCCTTAAATATCTTCTTAAGTCCTTGTATATTGTACTATAATACTCTCATTGGCCATGCACCTTCTGTATTTtatgtaaattagtttgttttgatctatgctggccacgggctgtaataataaactgaaactgaaactctatctgttgatggctgGCCATTCAAACACCACTCTGGATCATCTCACCAGGGCTTtagaagccgtggctggatggttgcgacAAAGCTCAATCCaaccaagacagaggtcctgtacctgaaccatGGGGGATTAGAGTCGGGCCTCTGACTCCCAACAGTGCATCTCATGTGCTGGCTCAGAAGGTGACGAGTCTGAGAGTGATACgggatgcctcacttaccatgaAGGCCCAaagtcacagcagttgctcgatctgccttttaccatcttcagcacTAGAAGatggctcttggcctgtggccaCCATCATGCCCCCTCAAAAAAGCCAAAGGCGATGAAGGCTGCTCTGTGCTACTGAAGAGACCCATGCATTCAATGGCAAGCCCATGTTTAATAGCTCCAAACTTGCTCCTAAAGAGGGAATCTTTTGTTAATCTATAAGGTTCCACGAGACTCTCTATTTTGTAACTTTGTATCATGATGGAATTTATGAAATTATTATATCCGTTCATTAATTCATTGCCTACTCGTTCAGACGTACCAGATTTGATCTTGGCTTTTAACCAGGTCTTCAGACATTCTTGATGGACAAATCGAAGGGTCCCGCCACACCCACACGGTTCTAGCAAAGGATTTGTTATGGATCCACCGGCAATCTGACATATCCGACACTGGTCGCCTTCCTCTTCTGAGTCCTCTGCCAGGAGACTGCAGGAAACACAGAGTTCCACAATTCAACATACGTCAGTAGTCTGGAGGAATACTATTCAAAAAAGAAGACATGAagacccctcccctgccccaataTTGTTACTAAATTATCTCTCAAATGCCATTCACATTACAGAAAGGGCTCTcaagaacagggttgccaagtccaattcaagaaatatctgaggactttgggggtggagccaggaacaagggggtgacaagcatcattgaactccaagagaattctggccatcgcatttaaagggacaacacacctttttaaatgccttccttccataggaaataatgaaggctaggggcaccttcgtttggggctcatagaactggaccccatggtccaatcgttttgaaacttgggaggtattttggggagaggcactagatgctatactgaaaatgtggtgcctctatctcaaaaaacaggcccccccccagagcccccgatacccgcagatcaattccccatcattccctatgggaatcgttcatggaggtgcatgatagctggggggggggcttcccacgcgggccaactggctgggggaggggggaagcctgtacaaccgggggatcccccactgggacctggggattgggaagcctactcaagAATGTGGGGGGTGAGCAGTAACCCATTGTCATGCTCTGGGGACCCTGGGGCAGTGTAGGTGGGGGTCAGGAGCTCCAGGAAGTGCCAACACTGCCTCAGAACACGAGAGGGTGAGGTTCATTAATCTAATCCCCTCTCTCTCACATCCACGCTCCTCTCTCTCTGGATATGACTTTCTGTAAGAGTCCtgggctgattccccactagccttgctgcGGTCTCGCGCTCCTTTGTCCCCACAGTGTTTCTGACTGATTTTGCACACGCTGCCTCAGAGCtgtgacttgccccgcctctttcccgagTTCTCTCCACCGCTTCAAAATACCattttcagagaatcctacagccacggggagaacttgggaaagagctCTGAGGCAGCGTGTGCAAAATCTGCCAGAAGCACCATGGGGAAAAGGAGCATGAGACCgcagcaaggctagtggggaatcagccttGGCCTCTTCCTCTCTGGCAGGTGTGTCTCCCACCTGACACCTCCTCCACCAACCCCAGAATGGCATTAGGGGACTGGGAGTGACAGACAGGAGCTGCCTCCAGCAGAAAAGAACTACCAGGGCTCCACTCCTCCAGTTTTCCCCTGGCAGGCAGGGCATCTTGCTTATCCTGGAGTGTCATCTTGTCTGGCATCTCCTCCGCTCTTTGGCCACCAAGTGGAATGGCCTCTGATCTGGAAGGTAAAGCAGGAGGctcccggggagggggggtgacaGGTGTCATCGGCTCATTGGTTATCCCCACAGAGGTAAGGAGAGGATGGGGGTTGTTGTGGGGGATACTGCCTCTGCACACCCATATATTATGCTATCTGTCACTTCCTTGCCTTGTGCCTTTGCTCATGATTGCTCTCTTAAAGTATCTGAAGGGGTATCACTTGAAGGAGGGCAGGGGAGAGGGCTCAAAGTCATGGTTttaaaggaggaggtggagaaatcgatttgtatcccgcccttcagtacccaaaggagtctcggagcagcttgctatctcctttctcttcccctccccacaacagacactcttgtgaggtaggtggagctgagagagctctgacaaactgctcttgaaaggaacagctctgagagaacttgtgactgactcaaggtcacatcagcaggagcatgtggagaagtggggaatcaaatccagtcctCCCATATacgagtccgcatacttaaccactataccaaactgggcaGGAAGGTATCAGCTGGGTATTAGGAaacacttttttacagtaagagttgttgaacaggtggaatcagctaccaagggaggtggtgagctccacatcactggtagtctttaagtagcggctggacaaacacttgccagggatgctgagatccagtttggtgtagtggtgaagtgtgtggactctaatctgggagaactgggtttgattccccactcctccacttgcacctgctggaatggccttgggtcaaccatagctctggcagaggttgtccttgaaagggcagctgctatgaaagtcccctcagccccatccacctcacagggtgtctgttgtgggggggaagataaaggagattgtgagctgctctgagtctctgagattcggagtggagggcgggatataaattcaatatataaatccaaggctgatcctgcattgagcgctggagttggactggatggcctctaTCGCTCCTTCTAACTTCGATTCTACGATTCATCTGTAGCCTCCCACTCACCTCTCTCTCctgcttaaaaataaataaatttcacctCATCTTCCACAAGTATCTGCCAGCCAGTGAAGAACTAAAGCCCTCTGCCtccttcaatgttccctctaagctgcagagtcttttgagcaaaaattctactttgtgagctactggcattcaagttgtgagctgctgcataaattagtgtgctctggggccattttatcctgaactaagacaaaaatgtgtgagctgaaggctaaaaatctgtgagctagctcacgctaactcaccttagagggaacactggccttcTTACCCTCCCTGTTTCAGAGATGAAGCAAGCCATAGCTGAAGAAAGGGCTTTTAAGGTTCAAAATATAGGGGCATCCCCGATTTTAACCCCAAACTGATTTAGATATGCCTAATTTCAAGTTTGGTATTTCCTCATTTAGCTAGAAATTAATATTGTTaacagtttatttttattttattcaatttatatctcgcgccctccccaccgaagcaggctcagggtgggtcacaacaataattacacctattgtgtggctctcaaagcccccacctcacatcggccagcttggagaaggcattggtctctttaaatcacttctccaaggctgcttggagaatgcatttaaagttaaatttgctttctttacacctccccctctctcctcatctattttccttccttccttccttccttccttccttccttccttccttccttccttccttccttccttccttccttccttccttccttccttccttccttccttccttccttccttcctcccttccttccttcctcccttctctctgtcATGTTTTCCGGGTGCAGGcgggcaggagtccaaagccagtccaaggtaaaagtccagaaagtcaagcaggagccaagtcaccaatgcagaatcacaaactggaatcagaagtcaatatccaaaagccaaaaggtcagggtgccaaggaaatcaagcaggtcaagatcaggaatcaggaaggagagtggatgcaagccagagaatagacttgttgcttccacaaggttaccaggtcctgggtgggagctatatgggagtctcaatcagcctgctccttggGTGGCAGTGTCTCTGCTAGAAcgcagggctgagagatctgaagcatcggcgtgcctcatgtcttcgctctgaaagttctttcccgAGCCTGCTTCAAatccttgagatgggaggaggagagcttggaggagattgattgtcaacagctgacactggtgcctggagagtgattgatgggccagctgctgtttgttcagctgaggaactggctggcaactcttccaggtctgttaacccttccagctcctcctcgtcagggctcatgacactctcaaacatctgatgttcatctcttgaggctctcaaacatctgacatttattctgtgtagctcttgcGTTAATCAAGTTTGACCTCCCCTGAGctgaaacatgtccagaggagggcaaaaaagctggggatgggggggggggctggaaaccaagtcctatgaggaaaggttgaaggagctggcagtgtttagcctggagagatgacTGATATGATCAtcttcttcaagtccttgaaggctgtcatatagaggatgatgtggagttGTCTTCTAGTGCCCCAGAAGTTTGGACCACAGCCAGCCTCCAAGGTCATCAAAAGAGTTTTCCACTAAACACTAGGAAGactttcctgaccgttagagcggttcctcagtggaacaggcttcctccttgggaggtgatgggctctccttccttggaggtttttaaacagaggctagatggccctctgacagcaaggctgattaattgaaggagggcaggaagggttgcatcagtgcttagttctcatgatcttttcttacacacccagggaatgcCATTCACCgctttggagtcaggcagcaattcttctccaggccagtttggccagggatcctggaggtttgggtttttttggccatcttctggcatGCAGCatgtgtcactgggtgtgtgtatagtggggaaatatttgtgagttttctgcattgtgcagggggtcagactagatgaccttggagatactttccaactctgtgattctgtttaTGATTCTATAAGGAGCTGTCACCTGGCCACCAGTAGACATGCCTTGATGATAATGACTCAGTAGGATCAGCTCTTGAAAAGTTCTCAGAAACTACAACTGGTCTTGAATGTGGCTGTTTGTTGACAGAGGCAATCTGCTTTGATCATAGACTCTGATTCAGTTTCCTTGGCTCCCAACTAGTTTCCCTGTTGAAAGGCTGGCTTTGACCTGAAAACACAACCTTCAAGAATTACCTTCCTTCTCTTTTGCGAATATACTGAAACTGGTTACAGAGGCTCTGCTCTTTATTCCACCATAGTCCAGAATGTGGTCATGGTGGCTAgaaccttctcagtggcagcacagGGACTTTGGAACTAGCAAATCTACATTCCACAATTGCTCTAACAAACTCAGATAAGTGCACATGATTCTCCTCTTCCATTTTGCCTTCAAAACATTCTGGCTGTGAGATAGGTGAAACCAAGAGAGCAAAACTAACCTAAGGTGACCCAGAAaccttcatggctgagtggatgCCCAGCCAACTGTCAccccactcttcctccccaaggatgtGGCGTTCCACACCTTCTTAGCTTCCGAAGGGAAGAGAGGATCCTCCTCTTACATTTTGGGTTTGAGTGATGGTGGTTATTTTGATGTTGGCTTAAGTTACTGTGGAATTCTGCTGTTGGTAATTACACCCTCCCCCCAGGCAGCTCCTAGGTACAAAATACTTTCCTGCCATCTTGAAATATGCatagttttattgtttttatgctactgccagggtttttttgtagcaggaactcctttgcatattaggccacactcccctgatgtagccaatcctcccaagaggttacagggctcttagtacggggcctactgtatgctccaggaggattggctacatcagggaggtgtggcctaatatgcaaaggagtttctgctacaaaaaaaagccctggctactgccattttaatctttggttttaacttgcatttatttattgttctagttttattgttagctgctctagactctgcttgcagggaaggtggCCTAATAAATCCaatttacaaataaataaataaataaataaaaatctggtttattcttctttttttctgcctATTACTCTGATGGGCCTGAATtttagtactgcagtccaagctctgctcacaacctgagttcgatcctggtggaagctggctcaaggttgactcagcctagaTCAGTAaaaggagcacccagcttgctggggagacagtgtagatgactggggaaggcaatggcaaaccaccccgtgaaaagtctgctgtgaaaacatcgtgatgtgacatcaccccagagttggaaatgactgctgcttgcacaggggacctctttTACTGTATGGTGTGTGTTTGTGACTTTTCATGATCAGATACTTTGGCAGTACTGCTGGAAAGGAGGCTACACATACTTAAATGCAGCACATCCCTATGCAGTATTACGCCACTCTAAGCTCCAAGAGGGGGTGAAAGCAGcccatctgcctccctccccatttaaagggGAGGGGAGTCAGGTCGGAGGCATGGGGCTGCTTTCACCGCCTCTCCACCTTGCTGGAGAGGCAGTGAAAGGAGCCAGTCTCCCTCCCAACCCATGTAAAGACCCCGCTGGCCAGcaatggggtctttaaatgggaagggaggCAGATGGAGGGTGGTGTGGGGCTGCTTTGCTGCCGTGGCAAAAGCAGCCAATCTGCagggctgctggcttgctccaccCAGCTGCCCCCCCAGGGAGTGCCCACTTTGGCGCCCCCCCAGGCAGTGCCGGGGGCAAGCtaccccctttgccccccccaagATCCGGCCCTGGACCCAAGGAAGGTGCCAGCAGAGAAAGGCTGTCAGATTTTGTTATGTAAAATATTTAATCACCCCATTTCATAGGTTCCAGAGTTAAACTCAGGCATTCAAGGCAGATCACAGATCTGAGCTGACCTCACTATTAAGGCTCACCTAGTGTTTTCTTTTAGGCCAGACAAAGTACATCTGTGGTAACATGCTTGCCTAATATTTACTACTCACCTTTCCTGCAATTTTTTAAGCTTTTCTGGGTCTGTCTCAGGTTTATTAAGTTCTTTTGTGTTTGGGGAACCACAGACCGACGCACTGCTCACAAAGCTGCTCGGATTTCTCAGATCAGATACTGTCAGGAAAATCGGTACTTGATCTGAGAGTGCACCAGTCATATGAAGGTGCGCTGTGAAGTTTGCCCGGAAAAGAGAGGGTTGAGAAGAATCTGTGGATGCCGAGGAGTTGTGGGAAGTCTGAAGGGTGTCCTCGTCATGGGACGCAGTGCTTGGAGATGCACTGCTGAGCTCGTTGCTTAGCGTGTCCTCAAGCAGGCTGCTGTCCTCAAAGGTGCTGACGGTGGGTGAGGAAGACTggcagctttcagtggctgaaaaggAATCTCTCATTCTTAGAGGAGACAGCTGTCTGCGAGCAATGAGTCTGGGGCTTCCAGTCAGTTCTGTGACTTGTACTGAAGCTGCTGCAGCAACATCCACATTACTTGAAGCTTCAGCTTGGTTTGTAGGCCGTGCTAACGACTCTGGGATATTCAAGGTAGAACAAACAGAGGGCCGCTGAACCATTGGCCTCACTGCGCTAATGAGCCCAGCATAGCATCTTTGATTGTTCTCAAAGGCCTGTCTTTCTCTGCCACAAACGCTACTCCCTGACCAGTCCTCGGTAGAATTTAAATTACCAACAGGCTCACTGGCAGAGGCACTCCCTGGTTTGCTTGCAGTGCATGGGCTTCGGGTGCTAAATACTGACTTTTCACCTTCATTTTTATTATTGTCTTCCAAAAGGTTTTCTTCAACAGCGTGAGACTTCCTGTGGTCCCTTGTCTGTTTTTGCACTGCTAAAGATGGTTCTGCAGCTGGGTCAGCTGCTACATTGTGTTGCCATACCAACCGGTGGGAAAGCTCCACCCTCTGTCCATCATCCCCAACTCCCATTTCATATGTATAATGCTCTGCTTGGGTTAAAGACATTTGACAAAACCTGTTGGTTTGATCACATGAAGAATTATTGAGGTCAAAGGAAAGGAGGTCTTCTTTTAAGGGTCTCTCTTCCTTGGTGTCTTCATTGTCCGGGGTGGAACCCTCAACATTAGAGCACAGTTCTGCACAGGATTCATCTTCTTTAGGTCTCATAGGGACATTTTTAATGGGTGGAAG
The sequence above is a segment of the Heteronotia binoei isolate CCM8104 ecotype False Entrance Well chromosome 15, APGP_CSIRO_Hbin_v1, whole genome shotgun sequence genome. Coding sequences within it:
- the MARCHF10 gene encoding probable E3 ubiquitin-protein ligase MARCHF10, whose amino-acid sequence is MCEAKERQKFISDAQYLREMQHKMDTEYQACLRKQEQTREQPEKKREQYVRQDMRQTSISSISAVRSYERPWISRLPVNRQMSSDEVSGCELKSSIKLPGNKSEAKFPAIDKTTVKQKQKAGTCSKKPEKSGTCPKKEISAFQKPVLSRRQRMSQRSLLENPDSENVKRVEGKGKKTLLLQGTAKISRGSGSQDGTRQRSTPKNKKKSQERRNLGQTSKLSIDGKTLDRDLKKGNVYTAAKQLSTHPTVSPVPIANGSLVPSDPNSSNLPPIKNVPMRPKEDESCAELCSNVEGSTPDNEDTKEERPLKEDLLSFDLNNSSCDQTNRFCQMSLTQAEHYTYEMGVGDDGQRVELSHRLVWQHNVAADPAAEPSLAVQKQTRDHRKSHAVEENLLEDNNKNEGEKSVFSTRSPCTASKPGSASASEPVGNLNSTEDWSGSSVCGRERQAFENNQRCYAGLISAVRPMVQRPSVCSTLNIPESLARPTNQAEASSNVDVAAAASVQVTELTGSPRLIARRQLSPLRMRDSFSATESCQSSSPTVSTFEDSSLLEDTLSNELSSASPSTASHDEDTLQTSHNSSASTDSSQPSLFRANFTAHLHMTGALSDQVPIFLTVSDLRNPSSFVSSASVCGSPNTKELNKPETDPEKLKKLQESLLAEDSEEEGDQCRICQIAGGSITNPLLEPCGCGGTLRFVHQECLKTWLKAKIKSGAELGSVKTCELCKQGLAADLDDFNVNDYYRNHQQSQAQSELMNSGLYLVLLLHLYEQRFAELMRLNYNQASRDRLSRQPRTEENQSSANSGNTS